The Gemmatimonadota bacterium DNA window GGCCCAGGGGCTGACCGCGGCGCTCCGCAACACCGCCTTCCGTCCGATGGTGGTGCTCCAGACCCGCGCCGCCGAAGATCTGACGGCCCGCTTTCGGCTGAAGGGGATCCAGCTCCAGCGCGACTCGCTGGCACTGGCCATTCAGCAGCAGGGGGCACTCCAACAGGAGAACGACAACCTGCGCTCGCTGGTGGGGCTCAGGCAGCGGCTGGTGCATCCATACGTGGCGGCCGAAGTCCTGCACCGGCCCGCGTCGACCGAGGGCCGGATGTTGCTCGTGGGAGCTGGCCGGAGCGTGGGCGTCGACTCCTTCGCCGCGGTCGTCACCGCCGAAGGGCTGCTCGGCGCGGTCTGGAATGCCGGACCCAGCACGAGCAGCGTGATGACCTGGGCCCATCCCGAGTTCCGATCGTCGGCGGTGACCGGCGACGGCCGGATCCTGGGCATGGTCCAACCCTCCCCGACGATGGAAGGGCGCCAGCCGCTGCTGGAGCTTCGTGGCGTCGCGCTTCGTGATTCGCTGACCATCGGCACCAAGGTTTTCACCTCCGGGCTCGGCGGGGTCTTCCCGCGCGGCATCCCGATCGGGACGGTCGCGCGGATCGGGCGCGATGAGTTGGGATATGAACGGGTCTACCTGATCCGCCCCTTCGTGAACCCGGGCGTGGTCTCCCACGTGCTGATCCTCACAGCGCCACGCGACTCAACCTTCCTGCCGCTGCCGGGCGGGGAGGGGCCCTGATGGCCTTCCGCTCCTCGGACCGTCGTCGCCGTACCCGCTCCACCGATCGGGTCCGCATCGCGCTGGTGGTGCTCCTGCTCCTCTTCGCGGATGCCTACCTCCTGCCGTCCGTGGTGACGGGACCCTGGGTGCCCGACCTGCTTCTGCTCGCGCTGCTGTTGTTGGCCATTCGGCAGCCACCGGGCGTGGCCGCGGTGATCGGCTTCGCGGTCGGGTTGGTGGCCGATGTGCTGACGCCGGCCCATTTCGGCGCCGGGATTCTGGCCCATGTGCTGGTTGGGTGGGGCGCGTCGTGGGGTCGATCGGTCTTCTTCGCCGACAATCTCTTTGTCAACGCGGCACTCTTCGCAGTCGGCACGTGGGTGCGCAACTTGATCGTCCTGCTGCTGAGCGGTACGGCCGCCTCGGCGCTGCTGGTGCAGCTGACGGTCTGGTCGCCACTGCAGGGCCTCAGCACCGCGGCGGTCGGCGTGCTGGTGGTCGTCCTCTTCCGCGACTGGCTCGCGATCCGCATCGATCCATGAGCGCCTGGGAATCGTGGCAGCTCTCCGAGCGGGCCGGGCGCGCACAAGCGGTGCTCGCGCTCATCTTCCTGATCCTGGGAGGCGCCTTCTTCAAGGCACAGGTGGTGGATGGCGCACAATTCCGATTGGCCTCCGAAGGGAGCCGCCTGCGCCCGATTCCACTCCCCGCGCCTCGCGGGGAGATCTTCGATCGCAACGGGCTGTTGATTGCGGAGAACGTGCCCGGGTACTCGATCCGATTGCTGGCCACGAGCGAGGATTCGCTGCGGTCGGTGCTTGACCGGCTGCGCGCCTTCGTGCCCGCGGACTCGGTCAACGTCGAGAAAGTCGTGCGTCGATGGACGGCCACCAAGTACGAGCCAGTGCTGGTGTTCGCGTCGGGCGAGTTCGGGATTGTCTCGACGCTGGAGGAGCACCGGGCCGCGATTCCCGGGCTGGTGATCCAGGCGGAGCCGTCGCGTCGCTACCCTGACAGTACCGCCGTGGCGCACCTGGTGGGCTACGTCAGCGAGGTGAGTGAACGCGAGTTGGAGTCCGGCAATTTTCCCAATGCGCGCCAGGGGGAGGTTGTCGGCAAGAACGGGCTGGAAGTCGAGTACGACTCGATCCTGCGGGGCCGCCAGGGGATCCGCTACGTCGAAGTCACCGCCAAGGGACGCACCATTCGCGACCGCGGTGTCAGCGGTTCGATCCGGCCGCAGCCCGGTGCCTCCATCAAGACGACGATCGACCTTCCGCTGCAGCGCTTCGTCGACTCGATGTGGCGCGCCGCGCTGCCGGGGAAGAACGGCGCGTTGCTCGCGATGACGCCGCAGGGGGAGATCCTCGCGTACATCTCCTTTCCGTCCTACGACCCGAATGATTTTGTCGGTGGCATCGACGCGCCGACCTATTCGTT harbors:
- a CDS encoding rod shape-determining protein MreC, which encodes MGRRAGRETARGDLFLFAGCVALALIALVLPRSWAQGLTAALRNTAFRPMVVLQTRAAEDLTARFRLKGIQLQRDSLALAIQQQGALQQENDNLRSLVGLRQRLVHPYVAAEVLHRPASTEGRMLLVGAGRSVGVDSFAAVVTAEGLLGAVWNAGPSTSSVMTWAHPEFRSSAVTGDGRILGMVQPSPTMEGRQPLLELRGVALRDSLTIGTKVFTSGLGGVFPRGIPIGTVARIGRDELGYERVYLIRPFVNPGVVSHVLILTAPRDSTFLPLPGGEGP
- the mreD gene encoding rod shape-determining protein MreD, which codes for MAFRSSDRRRRTRSTDRVRIALVVLLLLFADAYLLPSVVTGPWVPDLLLLALLLLAIRQPPGVAAVIGFAVGLVADVLTPAHFGAGILAHVLVGWGASWGRSVFFADNLFVNAALFAVGTWVRNLIVLLLSGTAASALLVQLTVWSPLQGLSTAAVGVLVVVLFRDWLAIRIDP